Proteins encoded together in one Passer domesticus isolate bPasDom1 chromosome 6, bPasDom1.hap1, whole genome shotgun sequence window:
- the LOC135303973 gene encoding zinc finger protein 541-like: MVPLGFCMECWAVPIATALVCCSCGRWWNTGGAALEQQLQHLLLAVPQQPPSALSAIAGLCSDILISSSAARHPHSTLALCKVERRGTMKRKVRAHTEPHINVGSDFQAELPELQTGPPSEAEEPATLVWKPLEEDDPDLDKPDRVRELLDMASSRGLPGAAAQLELALHCLHQARGSVPEALEMLLSGGPSTAQGHPLADYHYAGSDRWTPEEKEAFQKAFHTYGKDFHLIQKQIPSKTVAQCVEYYYCWKKEQKLASSTLPQGV; encoded by the exons atggttcccctggggttctgcatggaatgttgggctgtgcccatagcaactgcccttgtctgctgctcctgcggccgttggtggaacactggtggagcagcactggagcagcagctgcagcatctgctcctggctgtccctcagcagccaccttctgcactcagcgccatagctggcctctgcagcgacatcctcatctcctcgtctgccgccaggcatccccacagcactttggcactgtgcaag gtggaaaggagaggcacaatgaaaaggaaagtgaGAGCCCACACtgagcc acacatcaatgttggcagtgactttcaggccgAGCTCCCCGAGCtgcagaccgggccgccaagtgaggctgaagagcctgcaaccctggtctggaagcccttggaggaagacgaccctgacctggataaaccggacagag tcagagaactgttggacatggccagctcccgtggccttcccggggcagcagctcagctggagctcgccctgcactgcctgcaccaggctcgcggcagcgttccg gaggctctggagatgttgctctcgggggggccttcaacagctcaaggccatcccttggctgattatcattacGCAG gctctgatagatggacacctgaggagaaggaggccttccaaaaggctttccacacctacggcaaggatttccatctcatccagaagcag atcccgagtaagaccgtggcacagtgtgtggaatactactactgctggaaaaaagagcagaaacttgccagcagcactcttcctcag ggagtttga
- the LOC135303971 gene encoding serine/threonine-protein kinase PAK 3-like isoform X2: MAVETATGEEVAIKKISLLQESSSELCLNEIQVMRGSKNANLVNYVDSYLVDEELWLVMEYMDGGSLHDVIRETRMAEGEIAAVSRECLQGLDFLHSKQVIHRDIKSHNILLGLDGSVKLADFGLAAQLTTEQNKRRSAVGTTYWMAPEIFTRKPYGPKVDIWSFGIVGIEMVDGAPPYLMKTSRTVQQLISTGAPPKLQKPRQQSAWLRDFLHCCLERDEDRRWSAQELLQHPFVTSAKPASSLTPLIMATQEFMADRRY, from the exons GTGGCCATCAAGAAAATTAGTCTCCTGCAAGAGAGCAGCAGCGAGCTGTGCCTGAATGAAATCCAGGTCATGCGTGGCAGTAAGAATGCCAACCTTGTGAACTATGTAGACAG CTACCTGGTGGATGAGGAACTCTGGCTGGTGATGGAATACATGGACGGAGGTTCTTTACATGATGTCATCAGGGAGACTCGCATGGCAGAAGGAGAGATAGCAGCTGTCTCTCGGGAG tgcctgcaaggcctggaTTTCCTGCACTCCAAGCAAGTGATCCACCGAGATATCAAAAGCCACAACATTCTCCTGGGCTTGGATGGATCAGTCAAGTTGG ctgattttggccttgCTGCTCAGCTCACCACCGAGCAGAACAAACGGAGATCAGCTGTTGGAACAACTTACTGGATGGCGCCAGAAATTTTCACCAGGAAGCCctatggccccaaagtggacatctgGTCCTTTGGCATCGTGGGGATCGAGATGGTGGACGGAGCGCCTCCGTACCTGATGAAAACCTCCCGCACG gtTCAACAGCTGATAAGCACCGGGGCCCCCCCGAAGCTGcagaagcccaggcagcagtcgGCGTGGCTGCGAGActttctgcactgctgcctggagagggacGAGGACAGGCGCTGGTCTGCCcaggaacttctgcag catccatttgtaaCATCAGCCAAGCCAGCCTCCTCCCTGACGCCTCTGATCATGGCCACGCAGGAGTTCATGGCCGACAGGAGATACTAG